The Desulfovibrio oxyclinae DSM 11498 genomic interval GCGGTCTGACCCGTCAGGAAATCATGGCGGCCGTCATCGTCGGCGGCGTGATCATGCTCATGTCCCTGCGTTCCTTTGTGCCCGCGCTCGGCGCCATCGACAAGACAGCGCTCATCCTGTGCTCCTCCATCGCCTTCTACGTCTTCAAGATTCTTGATCTCAAGGATCTGGAAGAGATCCCCTGGAACATCATCCTGCTCTTTGCAGGTGCCATGTCCATCGGCTTCTGCCTTTGGGAGACCGGCGCGGCCAAGTGGCTGGCGGTCAACTGGCTGGGCATGTTCGAGGAAGCGCCCGGATTCCTGTTCATCATGGGCATCGCCTTCTTCGTCATGATGATGACCAACTTCATCATGAACGTCGCGGCAATCGCCATCTCGCTGCCGGTCGCTCTGGTCATCGCGCCCTACCTCGGCGTGGCCCCGGAAGTTATCCTGTACTCCTCTCTGGTGGTTGCAGGTATGCCCTTCCTGTTGCTGGTCGGTTCGGCTCCCAACGCGATTGCGTACGATTCCGGACAGTTCACCACCGGTGAGTTCTTCGGATACGGAATCCCGGCGAGTATCCTGCTCATGGTGGTGGTCGCCATCGCCGTGGTAGTTATCTGGCCGATCATGGGAATGCCCATTTACGTACAGTAACCAAGTCGTTATAAGCGACGGACGGTCCCGGATGTGCCGGGGCCGTCCTCAACAACGTGCAACCGCCCCACCAAGGACGGAATCATGATTCATCTTGAACGACTCATTGATCGCATCATCAGACGCGTGAACGTCAACCTGAGGAACCCGCTTTTGGACGTATCTCCTTACGTCCGCGGACTTATCCCGAGCAAATCCCACGCTCAGTACTATGCATTCTACTCTCTGGACTCCGAACGGACCAACCTGTTCAAGTTCAAAGGCTCCAGTCTGGCCGGAACCTATTTCCTCGGCAAGTGCGAGGTACTCGACTCGGTGCTCTACAAGAGCGACATCCGCGGGGACGAACTGAAGTCCAAGGGTGATGTCGTCGAAATGTCCGGCATCAAGATCCCCCTGCGCGATGATGAAAAATTCCACATCCGCGACAGCTTCCTGATGAAGACGCTGGTGCACTGCCACTCCAAGGATCCGCAGAACCCCGAACTCTTCAAGGTCCACAACACCGTGGCCCTGCACTACGCGAACATTCACGGTTCCTCCCTCAACGGAACCTTCCTCGCCCCGTTTTCCACCATCGACCTCTCCGTGGCTCACGACTGCGCCATTGGCGAGTTCTCTTACGTGCAGGCGGGCGAGCTGCTGCACAAGCGCATTGAGCCGGGCCGTATCTGGATCAAGGCCGAAGGCGCTTTCGAATGGGATTACCAGTATCCCGAAGGCGTGCTCGACAAGTACATCTCCATGGATGAGAGCGGACGACCCTCCGGCGAGTTCATGAAGTTCCTCGAAGAGCGTAAGGAAGACTTCATTCCCATGTACGCCACCGTGAGCTTCGAGCATGAAATCGACATCCCCGAGTCCTCCAAGGTCTCCCCGTACGCGCTGGTTCGCGGCGACGTGACCGTGGCGGAAAACGTGCTGGTGGCACAGCGTAGCTGGGTCGAGGACTCGCACCTCGGCAAGGGCGCCAACGCACAGGAAAACTGCTACATCATCAACTCCCATTACGAAGGCAACAACGTGACCGCCCACGGCGGTAAGGTCATCAACTGCCGCATGGGTACCAATACCTTCGTGGGCTTCAACTGCTTCCTGCGCGGCCTCGAAGAGGCGCCGGTCAAGGTGGGCAACGGCTGCATCGTCATGCCGCACACCATCATCGACGCAGCAGAGCCTCTCGAAATACCCGAAGATCATCTGGTCTGGGGCTTCATCACCTGCACGCAGGACCTGGAGACCAACTCCATGGCGCTGGCCGACTTCGCCAAGCTCAAGGGCCAGTTCAGCCTCGGCAACATGACCTTCGAAGGCATCGGCTCCAAGTTCGTGGAAGGCTTTGCGCACCGCGTGGAACACATCCTTGAACTCAACGGCGCGTTCTACGACGGAACTCCCGAGACCAGCGGCCATGCCCAGAACAACCGCCGCGTGTCGTACAGCATCCTCATGCCGTTCACGCAGGGCGAAAAGCAGGGCCTGTGCCCCTCGCTCTCCATTGAACCGTTCACCCCGGAGAACGATTAGCAGGCAATGGAGAATGGATCGGCGCCTTTGTGTGACCGGTCATTCGACGGAATAAGTTCCGTCATTCGCGACAGATAGAATCGGGGCGACCGGCCTGGCCGGTCGCCCTGTCGCGGGAACACTCCGGGAGATATTTCGACGCGGTCAAGGGGCGTGAACGCCGTCCCGATCCGGCGTCACAACGGTTGCCACCGCGAGGTCTCCAGCCAATCCGCATAAGGCGTCGGAGAATCTAAGCGAGGGCCGTTGATTTTGAAATGAAATTGAGGAATAGTTCATTCGCATTTACGCAGAGCCCGTTCCGTTGTTTCCTCCGGTCCCCACTTCCGCATAAGGGCCGAACGGAAGACTGATGCGCTAAATGTACGCTAAGTGGACGAAATAGCAAAAAAAATGGCGCACCCGAATACATACAATACTGAAGCAGCATCCGTTTCCGGCCCAGTGCCCGGCGACGTCCGCTGCGGTTCGGTGCTGATCTCCCGAAGCCGTTTGCGTTTCCCGCCGTTTGCCGCGGGACGGCTCTGGAAGGATCGCCTGTGCGCCTGCGACCGTGTCGAATCCCTGTCCAGACGCTTCTCCGTCTGCTCGGAAGGGCACGTTCTCTTTATAAAAGACCCGCCTCTCGCCTGATTCGAATACGCCCTGGCACAGACCCATCGTGCCGGGCGAACCAGCGGCTGGAGCCGGGAACTGACGTATGGCGAGCCACGGAGAGTCCGTGCGCGCAGCTGCGGTCCCGGATTCATGGCCACCATCAACTCAATAGTCTCACGAGCTGTTATGATCGGAGTATCAAATGTCTTTGTATGAACAGGGCATCACCGTCACGAAGCGGCCGGACAGTGTCCGACCCAAAAAGCCCGGGCTCAAGTCCCGAATCATCGGTCTGGGCTTTCGTTTTCTGGCCCTCATGGCAATGTGGGCATTGCTGTCGGGAATGTACGACGCCTTCCATCTGTCGCTCGGCGTTTTCTGCTGTGCGCTGGTGACGTGGCTCTCGATGGACATGTTCCCTGCCGAGGGTGAAGTCTGGCCCATGAGCGCCCTGTTGCGTTCCGCGGTCCGCGTCACGGCGTATGCGCCGTGGCTCATCTGGCAGATTGTTGTCGCCAACGTGCGCATGTTGCGTCTGGCGTTCCACCCGAATCCCAAGAAAGTCATCAATCCGCGCATCGTCACTTTCAAGACGCGGCTGCGGTCCAAGCTGGCGCTGACCATGCTGGCCAACTCGATCACGCTCACTCCCGGTACCATCACCGTGATGATCGATGAGCGTGGCTACGTGGCAGTACACTCGATCGACGACGCTTCCGCCGAGGGCATGCCCGGCGAGATGGAGCGCAAGATCAAAGACATATTCGAGGTGGACTAATGGAACATCTTGGCCTCGTAATCGGACTGTTTCTGGCAAGCATCATGGCCTTTTCCCTGTACCGGGCAGCGGTGGGACCCACCACCCTCGACCGGCTTATGGGCATGAACACCATCGGTGCCAAAACGGTTGTGCTCATCGTCGTGGTGGGGCTGATCTTTGAACGTCTCGACATGTTCATAGACATCGCCCTTTGCTACGCGATGCTCAACTTTATCACCGTGCTGGCCGCAAGCAGGTATCTGCACAAGAAAGGCCGCGGTCGCTCCTGATCCGGATTTGGAGATAAAGATATGCTGGAAATCGCAATAATATTCCTTTGCTGCATCGGTATGCTGATGTTCGGTGCCGGGACTCTGGGTATTCTCAGAATGCCCGACGTCTACACTCGGCTGCACATGGCCGGTAAGCTCGATACGCTCGGAAGTCTTACCCTTCTTCTGGGCATCATCCTCTACGGCGGCTACTACTCGCCCTCCGTCGGGCTGCTGGCACAGCTCAAGATCGGCCTGTTGTGGTTCTTTGTGCTGATCACCAGCCCCACGGCCACGCACGCCATGGTTGATGCAGGCGTTCGCGCAGGCATCGAACCCTGGATGCAACCTGAAAAGAAGGGGAGGCATTCATGATTCTTGAAATCAAGGTGGTCGCCCTGATCCTGATGATAGCCTGCGCCATCGCGGCCATCAGCATCAAGGACCTTCTCGGAGCCGCCATACTGTTCGGCATCTACAGCTTCATGATGTGCGTCATGTGGCTTGTCATGGGCGCGGTGGACGTGGCCTTCACGGAAGCGGCGATCGGGGCGGGCATAAGCAGTGTCCTTGTCTTCGCCGCCATCTACCGCACGACCAGGAGGACGAAAGATTGAAAAAGGCAGCACTCATATCGGTTTTGCTGGCCGGCGGGCTGATGATCCTGTCCATGGCAGACTTCCCGTCCTGGGGCGACGACATGTCCCCGGCGAGTCTGCACCTGTCCAGCTACTTCCTCGAACAGGCATACGAGCAGACCGCGACGCCCAACATCGTCACCGCGGTGCTCGGCGACTATCGTGGATTCGACACCATGCTGGAAACCGTGGTCGTCTTTCTGGCGGCACTGTCGTGTTTCCTGATCATCCGCGTCCCGCGCGAGGTCTGTATCCCCGATCTGTACATGTACCGGCACAAGGCCACCGGAATTGTGGTCCGCAAGAAGAGCATGTGCGTCATCGATGACGAAGATTACAGCTTCGAACGCATCGACTCGGACTGGACGCCGCAGGACGTGGTTATCTCCACCGTGAGCCGCTTCGTCATCCCGTTCATCCAGCTCTTCGGCCTGTATGTTCTGGCCCACGGCCACTACAGCCCGGGCGGCGGCTTTCAGGGCGGTGTGATCTTCTCGGCGAGCTATGTGCTGCTGGCGATCTCCACCGACCTGCGCACCATGGTCCGCAAGCTCTCGGAGCGCACCACGCAT includes:
- a CDS encoding hydrogenase subunit MbhD domain-containing protein gives rise to the protein MILEIKVVALILMIACAIAAISIKDLLGAAILFGIYSFMMCVMWLVMGAVDVAFTEAAIGAGISSVLVFAAIYRTTRRTKD
- the mbhE gene encoding hydrogen gas-evolving membrane-bound hydrogenase subunit E encodes the protein MKKAALISVLLAGGLMILSMADFPSWGDDMSPASLHLSSYFLEQAYEQTATPNIVTAVLGDYRGFDTMLETVVVFLAALSCFLIIRVPREVCIPDLYMYRHKATGIVVRKKSMCVIDDEDYSFERIDSDWTPQDVVISTVSRFVIPFIQLFGLYVLAHGHYSPGGGFQGGVIFSASYVLLAISTDLRTMVRKLSERTTHLLSAAGVLVFSGVGLFCLASGANFLDYGGLQGFMGETLASGHSNGILLVETGVGMTVTAALAIIFKLLSSRGTVMEGL
- a CDS encoding cation:proton antiporter → MLEIAIIFLCCIGMLMFGAGTLGILRMPDVYTRLHMAGKLDTLGSLTLLLGIILYGGYYSPSVGLLAQLKIGLLWFFVLITSPTATHAMVDAGVRAGIEPWMQPEKKGRHS
- a CDS encoding monovalent cation/H+ antiporter complex subunit F; this encodes MEHLGLVIGLFLASIMAFSLYRAAVGPTTLDRLMGMNTIGAKTVVLIVVVGLIFERLDMFIDIALCYAMLNFITVLAASRYLHKKGRGRS
- a CDS encoding Na+/H+ antiporter subunit E encodes the protein MSLYEQGITVTKRPDSVRPKKPGLKSRIIGLGFRFLALMAMWALLSGMYDAFHLSLGVFCCALVTWLSMDMFPAEGEVWPMSALLRSAVRVTAYAPWLIWQIVVANVRMLRLAFHPNPKKVINPRIVTFKTRLRSKLALTMLANSITLTPGTITVMIDERGYVAVHSIDDASAEGMPGEMERKIKDIFEVD